A stretch of Halichondria panicea chromosome 1, odHalPani1.1, whole genome shotgun sequence DNA encodes these proteins:
- the LOC135349093 gene encoding mucin-2-like, with protein sequence MQPSNCQEIINFEMILIEIKLICRVLLICFLAGFSTVSVERLCPMETVTFTCTANGDSLRWVSSDSTSISILSTSDLNVPIVVSGYTVTLIAFNDTTLTSTLSRTAENGITVSCLGFVPVTTIGSSTIRSVDPPGPPSTIRHSISSSSADAVSVPVQWNPPTETGGRDDLTYTVTVSPLAQLSATVLTSTSVTVTAQYNVDYAVSVVATNCAGSSTTADYNFRIGNCPTLTNPMNGVFGPVSSRLSGSTVTIQCDAGYVSTVTMVTCESTLMWSPDPEAIECTSLTTPTPTTPPPINCTAPLSPPLEPPTTAAPCNCNCNCASLSDGSRFDAAVSISVVVTAILFTIIGLFVGLLIMYLFMHKKNVYSPSAKEQANVGPTTPAGPVYEEVSPKEEIELNTNQAYGPVGL encoded by the exons ATGCAACCTTCTAACTGTCAagaaataattaattttgagaTGATACTAATAGAGATAAAGCTCATTTGTAGAGTTCTTTtgatttgctttctggctggcttcagcactg tgagtgtggagagactatgtccaatggaaacagtcactttcacTTGCACTGCTAATGGAGATTCCTTGAGATGGGTGTCTTCAGATAGTACTAGCATCAGTATCCTCTCCACCTCTGATCTCAACGTACCCATTGTTGTATCAGGTTACACTGTGACACTGATTGCATTCAATGACACTACATTAACATCTACTCTTTCAAgaacagcagagaatgggatcactgtgtccTGTTTGGGGTTTGTGCCAGTAACCACTATAGGATCTTCAACGATCCGATCGGTTG ATCCACCAGGACCACCGTCCACCATTAGACACTCCATTTCAAGCAGCTCAGCCGATGCAGTTAGTGTAcctgtacagtggaaccctcctactgagactggtggtagagatgacctcacctacacagtgaccgTCTCACCTCTGGCCCAGCTCTctgctactgtcctcacatccacctctgtcactgtgactgctcaatacaatgtggactacgctgtcagtgttgtggctaccaactgtgctgggagCAGTACAACAGCTGACTACAACTTTAGGATTG GCAACTGTCCTACGTTGACTAACCCAATGAATGGAGTGTTTGGACCAGTCTCCAGCAGATTATCAGGATCCACAgtaaccatccagtgtgatGCTGGGTATGTGTCTACTGTTACAATGGTGACATGTGAGAGTACACTAatgtggagtccagaccctgaggctattgagtgtacatcactaaccacacctactcccACAACTC CCCCTCCAATAAACTGCACGGCTCCACTATCCCCACCACTTGAACCACCTACTACAGCTGCACcttgtaattgtaattgtaattgCGCCAGCCTATCTGATGGGAGTCGATTTGATGCAGCTGTCTCCATCAGCGTAGTTGTCACGGCAATTCTATTCACGATAATAGGATTATTTGTGGGACTCTTGATAATGTATTTGTTCATGCATAAGAAGAATGTGTACTCCCCGTCAGCTAAAGAGCAAGCTAACGTAGGACCCACTacaccagctggtcctgtttatgaggaggtgtcacccaaagaggagattgaactgaacactaaccaggcgtatggaccagtaggacTATGA